The following nucleotide sequence is from Pirellulales bacterium.
CTCGCGGCCCGTCGATTGCCAGGTGATGGTCTTGTCGTTCACGCGAGTATAGATATTGACGGCCGAGGCCCGGCGACCGTCGGGGAGCGTGCTGGCGGCATTGACCGACCAGCGGTCTTTCGAGTGGGTCCAGGTGCTCTCGGCGAACCCGCCGTCCGAGTCGAACATCCAGGAGCGAACCTGGTTGTTGGCCGCGTCCCAGCCGATGACTTGCGTTCCTTCCATTTCCGGCCGGTCCTTGGCTGAGACCGAGAAGGTCATCAGCAGGAAGTTATGGTTCTTGGTCCATTCGAATTTGCTCTCGACGCGCACGTCGCCAACTTCATCCCCTTGATCGACCCAACTGCCGACAAGCCAATCGAGGTCCTTCAGTTTGTCATAATGCGTCGGTGAGCTGGGCACATCGGTCTCCCGCACCGAATCGAGCAGCCATTTGCCGTCCTTCTTCACGTAGATCGCCGTGTAGGTGCTATCCTCGGGCAGGCCACCGTCGTGGGTGACGTGGGCCGTGCTCTCTTCAATCGCCACGTCGGGGGTGATCGAACGGATCGAGCCGGTCGTGACATCGAGGTGACAGTCCTTCATCTCGGCGAACATTTTCG
It contains:
- a CDS encoding SgcJ/EcaC family oxidoreductase, yielding MNRLRCLLLVLSCGFFIASFGIVRADDSSADVGVRKTNAAYLDAFNHRDAKALAALWTDSAEYVNPISGERAKGRDGIEKEFAKMFAEMKDCHLDVTTGSIRSITPDVAIEESTAHVTHDGGLPEDSTYTAIYVKKDGKWLLDSVRETDVPSSPTHYDKLKDLDWLVGSWVDQGDEVGDVRVESKFEWTKNHNFLLMTFSVSAKDRPEMEGTQVIGWDAANNQVRSWMFDSDGGFAESTWTHSKDRWSVNAASTLPDGRRASAVNIYTRVNDKTITWQSTGREVDGEIMPNIEPITIVRK